A section of the Myxocyprinus asiaticus isolate MX2 ecotype Aquarium Trade chromosome 40, UBuf_Myxa_2, whole genome shotgun sequence genome encodes:
- the LOC127431195 gene encoding short transient receptor potential channel 6-like, with amino-acid sequence MNQRRPVLEDKNQSKHHTIERRNRSKDNLLINEDFGEDCYGSYGHFHSESLARQMLPKSRRQAVRGAAYMFNAHPNSLTPVEERFLDSAEYGNIPVVRRMLEEIPEFDVNCVDYMGQNALQLAVANEHLEVTELLLKKDNLSRIGDALLLAISKGYTRIVEAILGHKAFADSKRLTASPSQAPMHDDFFAYDEDGTRFSHDVTPIILASHCHEYEIVHILLGKGARIEQPHDYFCTCDTCNYHQKYDSFSHSRSRINAYRGLASPAYLSLSNEDPVMAALELSNELASMANIEKEFKNEYRKLSMQCKDFVVGLLDLCRSTEEVEAILNGEEDDTLELPGRPSLIRLKLAIKYELKKFVAHPNCQQQLLSIWYENLPELRQQTTAIKFLVVLGVAVGLPFLAMVYWVAPCSKMGKIMRGPFLKFVAHAASFTIFLGLLVMNAADRFDGTKLLPNMTIHDYPTQLFRMKTTPFTWMEMLIISWVVGMIWAECKEIWSQGPREYLLEPWNLLDFGMLAIFVASFISRIMAFWHASAAQRYVNEHYTDLTNVTLPAVVGYFQLARIDWLPSDPQVISEGLYAIAVVLSFSRIAYILPANESFGPLQISLGRTVKDIFKFMVIFILVFLAFMIGMFNLFSYYLGAKQNDAFTTVEESFKTLFWAIFGLSEVRSVVVNNGHKFIENTGYVLYGVYNVTVVIVLLNMLIAMINNSFQEIEDDADVEWKFARAKLWFTYFEEGRTLPVPFNLVPSPKFVLSLVMGAKGLLRELLNRHKAIMKGSELSELGKSKSSSAKNHSCSSRYQKIMKRLVKRYIIKAQNDKECDEVNEGELKEIKQDISSLRYELLEEKTHNIEELAELVRKLENNLSQDCLILKSH; translated from the exons ATGAATCAAAGAAGACCTGTTCTGGAGGATAAAAATCAATCAAAGCATCACACAATTGAAAGGAGGAACAGAAGTAAGGACAATCTACTGATTAACGAAGACTTTGGTGAGGACTGTTATGGCAGTTATGGTCACTTTCATAG TGAGAGCCTGGCCCGACAGATGCTGCCCAAGAGCAGGAGACAGGCTGTGCGAGGGGCGGCCTACATGTTCAATGCCCATCCCAACAGCTTAACGCCTGTAGAGGAACGCTTCCTTGATTCTGCCGAGTATGGAAACATACCTGTCGTGCGTAGAATGCTTGAGGAGATCCCTGAGTTTGATGTCAACTGTGTGGACTATATGGGCCAGAATGCACTGCAGTTGGCAGTGGCTAACGAACACTTAGAAGTAACAGAGCTGTTGTTAAAGAAAGATAACCTATCGCGGATTGGCGACGCACTTTTGTTGGCCATCAGCAAAGGCTACACCAGGATTGTAGAAGCCATTCTGGGCCACAAAGCTTTCGCTGACTCCAAGAGACTTACGGCGAGCCCAAGTCAGGCACCAATGCACGATGACTTCTTCGCCTATGATGAAGATGGCACACGCTTTTCTCATGACGTCACTCCAATTATTCTAGCATCCCACTGCCATGAATACGAGATTGTGCACATTCTCCTGGGAAAGGGTGCTCGCATTGAGCAGCCACATGACTACTTTTGTACTTGTGACACCTGCAATTACCATCAAAAGTATGATTCTTTCAGCCACTCCCGGTCACGCATCAATGCTTACAGGGGATTGGCCAGTCCAGCTTACCTGTCTCTGTCCAATGAGGATCCTGTGATGGCGGCCTTGGAGCTCAGCAATGAGCTTGCCTCTATGGCTAATATTGAAAAGGAATTTAAG AATGAATATAGGAAACTTTCTATGCAATGCAAAGACTTTGTTGTGGGACTACTGGATCTATGCCGGAGCACAGAGGAAGTGGAAGCAATTTTGAATGGTGAAGAGGATGATACTTTAGAACTGCCCGGCCGGCCCAGTCTCATTCGCTTAAAACTCGCAATAAAATATGAACTGAAAAAG TTTGTGGCTCATCCTAATTGTCAACAACAGCTCTTATCGATATGGTATGAAAACCTGCCTGAACTCAGGCAGCAGACCACAGCTATTAAGTTCCTGGTGGTTTTAGGTGTTGCCGTGGGACTGCCCTTCCTAGCAATGGTGTATTGGGTTGCACCATGCAGCAAG ATGGGAAAGATCATGCGTGGCCCTTTCCTTAAATTTGTGGCCCATGCAGCCTCCTTCACTATTTTCCTTGGCCTTTTGGTCATGAATGCTGCAGACCGCTTTGATGGGACAAAGCTGCTTCCAAATATGACCATTCATGACTATCCAACGCAGCTTTTCCGTATGAAAACAACTCCCTTTACGTGGATGGAAATGCTCATAATTTCTTGGGTCGTAG GGATGATTTGGGCAGAATGCAAGGAGATCTGGTCCCAAGGCCCAAGAGAGTATTTGCTTGAGCCTTGGAATTTGCTCGACTTTGGAATGTTGGCCATTTTCGTTGCATCCTTCATCTCAAGGATAATGGCTTTCTGGCATGCAAGTGCAGCTCAACGCTATGTCAATGAGCACTACACAGATTTAACAAATGTAACTTTGCCTGCTGTGGTGGGATACTTCCAGTTGG CTCGGATTGACTGGCTCCCCTCCGATCCTCAGGTCATTTCAGAGGGCTTGTATGCCATTGCAGTGGTTCTGAGCTTCTCTCGAATTGCATATATCCTACCAGCTAATGAGAGCTTCGGACCACTGCAGATATCTTTGGGCCGAACCGTGAAAGACATATTTAAGTTTATGGTTATCTTCATCCTGGTCTTTTTGGCCTTTATGATTGGAATGTTCAACCTCTTCTCATATTACTTAGGTGCTAAACAGAATGACGCCTTCACAAC TGTAGAAGAAAgcttcaaaacattgttttgggcaATATTTGGCCTTTCCGAGGTCAGATCAGTAGTCGTGAACAATGGACACAAGTTTATAGAGAACACTGGCTATGTTCTCTATGGCGTATACAATGTCACAGTGGTCATCGTCCTACTTAACATGCTCATTGCCATGATCAACAATTCCTTTCAGGAAATTGAG GATGATGCAGATGTGGAATGGAAGTTTGCCCGTGCCAAGCTCTGGTTCACCTACTTCGAGGAGGGCAGGACTCTCCCTGTACCATTTAACCTGGTGCCTAGTCCCAAATTTGTTCTGAGTCTGGTGATGGGGGCTAAGGGTCTCCTGCGGGAGCTCTTAAACAGACACAAAGCCATTATGAAGGGGTCTGAGCTCAGTGAG TTGGGAAAAAGCAAATCCAGCAGTGCCAAGAATCATTCTTGCTCAAGCCGATATCAG AAAATTATGAAGCGTCTTGTCAAGCGCTACATCATCAAAGCTCAAAATGACAAAGAATGTGATGAGGTCAATGAGG GTGAACTGAAGGAGATTAAGCAAGATATTTCAAGCCTTCGCTATGAGCTGTTAGAGGAAAAGACACACAATATAGAGGAGCTGGCTGAACTAGTGAGGAAACTTGAAAACAATCTCTCTCAGGACTGCTTAATACTAAAGTCTCATTAA
- the LOC127431246 gene encoding angiopoietin-related protein 5-like isoform X2, whose amino-acid sequence MWDCDIDLEHDLDHFISVSYLSSSSCIIKYNYEAFEDGSHHGQKEHYNRDAGKDKCTMPCEMTAKLMRDEKHSLCINLQHTMVSYTRNTRKLIRDLIDEQQKALEFLSSQLMELMARVNTLSLDVQRSNSDIFSLKPMLSHGRDCSDIKETLGEVSPKIPSGIYLIQPENTDVSFEVFCEMDYMEVGWTVIQRKTDGLTDFKRVWSEYLDGFGHLPGDHWLGLRKVFNIVSQKNTRFQLHVSLVSHDDSTAYASYDNFWIEDETKFFAIHLGRYAGSAGDAFRGYYQEQNQDTAPFSTSDVDNDGCIPFCTFDNKAVESCSVHQNNTGWWFNQCGKANLNGSPLDQDRSTQSHIRWDTWTKNGIPVRIKSVSMKIRRVDLPN is encoded by the exons ATGTGGGACTGCGACATAGACCTAGAACATGATTTGGATCACTTTATTTCTGTTTCATACCTTTCCTCATCTTCTTGCATCATCAAATACAACTATG AGGCGTTTGAGGATGGCTCTCATCATGGCCAAAAAGAACATTATAACAGAGATGCAGGCAAGGATAAGTGCACTATGCCATGTGAAATGACAGCAAAGCTAATGCGTGATGAGAAGCATTCCTTGTGCA TTAACCTCCAGCATACCATGGTATCATATACTAGAAACACCAGGAAGTTGATAAGAGATCTTATTGATGAACAGCAGAAGGCCTTGGAATTTCTCTCAAGTCAG cttATGGAGCTTATGGCTAGAGTAAACACACTCAGTTTAGATGTTCAGAGAAGCAACAGTGACATCTTTTCTTTGAAGCCTATGCTATCCCATG ggagagattgtagtgaCATCAAAGAAACACTAGGGGAAGTATCTCCAAAAATCCCTAGtggaatttatttaattcagcCAGAAAACACAGATGTTTCATTTGAGG TGTTTTGTGAGATGGATTATATGGAGGTTGGATGGACAGTAATACAGAGAAAGACGGATGGTCTCACAGACTTCAAACGAGTTTGGTCAGAGTACTTGGATGGATTTGGACACTTACCAG GTGATCATTGGTTGGGTTTGAGGAAGGTCTTCAACATTGTGAGTCAGAAGAACACACGTTTCCAGCTGCATGTGTCTCTGGTCTCCCATGATGATTCCACAGCCTATGCTTCATACGACAACTTCTGGATTGAAGATGAAACCAAATTCTTTGCAATACACCTTGGCAGATATGCTGGTAGTGCAG gTGATGCTTTTAGAGGGTACTACCAAGAGCAGAACCAGGACACAGCCCCTTTCAGTACCTCTGATGTTGACAACGATGGCTGTATTCCATTCTGCACTTTTGATAATAAAGCTGTTGAGAGCTGCAGTGTGCACCAGAACAACACAGGATGGTGGTTTAACCAATGTGGCAAGGCAAATCTGAACGGCTCACCACTGGACCAAGATCGCTCCACCCAGTCACATATTCGATGGGACACCTGGACCAAGAATGGCATACCTGTCAGAATTAAATCAGTGTCTATGAAGATCAGGAGAGTTGATCTCCCAAACTAA
- the LOC127431246 gene encoding angiopoietin-related protein 5-like isoform X1, with product MIWITLFLFHTFPHLLASSNTTMNASSTNLNEPDKLTEAFEDGSHHGQKEHYNRDAGKDKCTMPCEMTAKLMRDEKHSLCINLQHTMVSYTRNTRKLIRDLIDEQQKALEFLSSQLMELMARVNTLSLDVQRSNSDIFSLKPMLSHGRDCSDIKETLGEVSPKIPSGIYLIQPENTDVSFEVFCEMDYMEVGWTVIQRKTDGLTDFKRVWSEYLDGFGHLPGDHWLGLRKVFNIVSQKNTRFQLHVSLVSHDDSTAYASYDNFWIEDETKFFAIHLGRYAGSAGDAFRGYYQEQNQDTAPFSTSDVDNDGCIPFCTFDNKAVESCSVHQNNTGWWFNQCGKANLNGSPLDQDRSTQSHIRWDTWTKNGIPVRIKSVSMKIRRVDLPN from the exons ATGATTTGGATCACTTTATTTCTGTTTCATACCTTTCCTCATCTTCTTGCATCATCAAATACAACTATG aATGCCAGCAGTACTAATCTCAATGAACCTGATAAATTAACAGAGGCGTTTGAGGATGGCTCTCATCATGGCCAAAAAGAACATTATAACAGAGATGCAGGCAAGGATAAGTGCACTATGCCATGTGAAATGACAGCAAAGCTAATGCGTGATGAGAAGCATTCCTTGTGCA TTAACCTCCAGCATACCATGGTATCATATACTAGAAACACCAGGAAGTTGATAAGAGATCTTATTGATGAACAGCAGAAGGCCTTGGAATTTCTCTCAAGTCAG cttATGGAGCTTATGGCTAGAGTAAACACACTCAGTTTAGATGTTCAGAGAAGCAACAGTGACATCTTTTCTTTGAAGCCTATGCTATCCCATG ggagagattgtagtgaCATCAAAGAAACACTAGGGGAAGTATCTCCAAAAATCCCTAGtggaatttatttaattcagcCAGAAAACACAGATGTTTCATTTGAGG TGTTTTGTGAGATGGATTATATGGAGGTTGGATGGACAGTAATACAGAGAAAGACGGATGGTCTCACAGACTTCAAACGAGTTTGGTCAGAGTACTTGGATGGATTTGGACACTTACCAG GTGATCATTGGTTGGGTTTGAGGAAGGTCTTCAACATTGTGAGTCAGAAGAACACACGTTTCCAGCTGCATGTGTCTCTGGTCTCCCATGATGATTCCACAGCCTATGCTTCATACGACAACTTCTGGATTGAAGATGAAACCAAATTCTTTGCAATACACCTTGGCAGATATGCTGGTAGTGCAG gTGATGCTTTTAGAGGGTACTACCAAGAGCAGAACCAGGACACAGCCCCTTTCAGTACCTCTGATGTTGACAACGATGGCTGTATTCCATTCTGCACTTTTGATAATAAAGCTGTTGAGAGCTGCAGTGTGCACCAGAACAACACAGGATGGTGGTTTAACCAATGTGGCAAGGCAAATCTGAACGGCTCACCACTGGACCAAGATCGCTCCACCCAGTCACATATTCGATGGGACACCTGGACCAAGAATGGCATACCTGTCAGAATTAAATCAGTGTCTATGAAGATCAGGAGAGTTGATCTCCCAAACTAA